Proteins from one Streptomyces sp. 840.1 genomic window:
- a CDS encoding alpha/beta fold hydrolase, translating to MNSYRQPGLVLTDRHFTVPLDHTDPGGEQIEIFGREVVAASRAADELPWLLYLEGGPGFGARRFTGTEAWLGRAVREFRVLLLDQRGTGLSTPANRQTLPLRGGPREQADYLTHFRSDSIVRDCELIRPALTGGAPWTVLGQSFGGFCAVRYLCAAPEGLSTVLITGGLPSLDAHADDIYRAAYPRIERKVAAHYARYPQDVERAREITAHLAEHRPESAGHRLTPEGFQSLGIMLGGGSGSHQLHYLLENAFVRTPHGTELSDTFQEAMRTACSFAGHPLYALLHEAIYGQGERPTGWAAERVRAEFPQFDAAAALRGEGPVLFTGESIHPWHFDVDPVLRPLRETAELLAARGGWEPLYDTERLAANEVPVAAAVYHDDMYVDTAHALRTAAAIRGLRTWVTDEYEHDGLRAGGPKVLDRLLALARDEA from the coding sequence TTGAACAGCTACCGGCAGCCCGGTCTCGTCCTCACCGACCGTCACTTCACCGTGCCGCTCGATCACACCGACCCGGGCGGTGAGCAGATCGAGATCTTCGGCCGGGAGGTGGTGGCCGCTTCCAGGGCCGCAGACGAGCTGCCGTGGCTGTTGTACCTGGAGGGCGGACCCGGCTTCGGCGCCCGCCGCTTCACCGGCACGGAGGCCTGGCTGGGCCGTGCCGTGCGGGAGTTCCGGGTGCTGCTCCTGGACCAGCGCGGCACCGGCCTGTCCACCCCGGCCAACCGGCAGACGCTGCCGCTGCGCGGCGGCCCCCGCGAGCAGGCCGACTACCTCACGCACTTCCGGTCCGACAGCATCGTGCGGGACTGCGAGCTGATCCGGCCGGCGCTGACCGGCGGCGCGCCCTGGACGGTGCTCGGCCAGTCCTTCGGCGGCTTCTGCGCCGTGCGCTACCTCTGCGCCGCGCCCGAGGGGCTCAGCACCGTCCTGATCACCGGCGGCCTGCCCTCGCTCGACGCCCACGCGGACGACATCTACCGGGCCGCGTACCCGAGGATCGAGCGGAAGGTCGCAGCGCACTACGCCCGCTACCCGCAGGATGTCGAGCGCGCCCGCGAGATCACCGCTCACCTCGCGGAGCACCGTCCCGAGAGCGCCGGACACCGGCTGACACCCGAGGGCTTCCAGTCGCTCGGCATCATGCTCGGCGGCGGCAGCGGCAGCCACCAGCTCCACTACCTGCTGGAGAACGCCTTCGTCCGCACCCCGCACGGCACCGAACTCTCCGACACCTTCCAGGAGGCCATGCGTACGGCCTGTTCGTTCGCCGGGCATCCGCTGTACGCGCTCCTGCACGAGGCGATCTACGGCCAGGGCGAACGCCCCACCGGCTGGGCGGCCGAGCGGGTGCGCGCCGAGTTCCCGCAGTTCGACGCGGCGGCGGCGCTCCGGGGCGAGGGCCCGGTCCTGTTCACCGGCGAGAGCATCCACCCCTGGCACTTCGACGTGGACCCGGTCCTGCGCCCGCTGCGCGAGACGGCCGAACTCCTCGCTGCCCGAGGCGGCTGGGAGCCGCTGTACGACACGGAGCGCCTGGCCGCCAACGAGGTACCGGTGGCCGCCGCCGTCTACCACGACGACATGTACGTGGACACGGCGCACGCGCTGCGCACGGCCGCCGCGATCCGGGGGCTGCGCACCTGGGTGACCGACGAGTACGAGCACGACGGCCTGCGCGCGGGCGGCCCGAAGGTACTGGACCGGCTGCTCGCCCTGGCCCGCGACGAGGCCTGA
- a CDS encoding rhodanese-like domain-containing protein encodes MTSPVSLSPAQAAARLTEFTVIDVRAPGEYASGHVPGALNIPLDRLSEAVPALKSASARGALLVVCASGVRSTRACDILSAADIDAATLSGGTSAWEGEGRDLDRPAGSRGGWALERQMRLAAGSLVVAGLLAGVRYPAARWLSAGIGSGLVYSAVTGRCGITAALSRLPHNRDPRAATSLNATLDALQG; translated from the coding sequence GTGACCAGCCCCGTATCGCTCTCACCAGCCCAGGCCGCGGCCCGCCTCACGGAGTTCACCGTCATCGATGTGCGGGCCCCGGGCGAGTACGCCTCCGGGCATGTTCCCGGCGCCCTCAACATCCCGCTCGACCGGCTCTCCGAGGCCGTCCCCGCGCTCAAGTCCGCCTCGGCACGCGGCGCCCTGCTCGTGGTCTGCGCCTCCGGGGTCCGCTCCACCCGGGCCTGCGACATCCTCTCGGCCGCCGACATCGACGCCGCCACACTGTCCGGCGGCACCTCCGCCTGGGAGGGCGAGGGCCGCGATCTGGACCGCCCCGCCGGCTCCCGGGGCGGCTGGGCACTGGAGCGGCAGATGCGGCTCGCCGCCGGTTCGCTGGTGGTGGCCGGTCTGCTGGCGGGGGTCAGGTACCCGGCCGCGCGCTGGCTGTCCGCCGGAATCGGCTCCGGTCTCGTGTACTCGGCGGTGACCGGCAGGTGCGGCATCACAGCCGCCCTGTCCAGGCTCCCCCACAACCGTGACCCCCGGGCGGCGACCAGCCTGAACGCGACGCTGGACGCCCTCCAGGGCTGA
- the argG gene encoding argininosuccinate synthase produces the protein MSKVLTSLPAGERVGIAFSGGLDTSVAVAWMRDKGAVPCTYTADIGQYDEPDIASVPGRASAYGAEIARLVDCRAALVEEGLAALTCGAFHIRSGGRAYFNTTPLGRAVTGTLLVRAMLEDNVQIWGDGSTFKGNDIERFYRYGLLANPHLRIYKPWLDADFVHELGGRKEMSEWLVAHDLPYRDSTEKAYSTDANIWGATHEAKTLEHLDTGVETVDPIMGVRFWDPAVEIATEDVTIGFDQGRPVTINGKEFASAVDLVMEANAIGGRHGMGMSDQIENRVIEAKSRGIYEAPALALLHAAYERLVNAIHNEDTVAQYHNEGRRLGRLMYEGRWLDPQALMIRESLQRWVGAAVTGEVTLRLRRGEDYSIMNTSGPAFSYHPDKLSMERTDNSAFGPVDRIGQLTMRNLDIADSRAKLEQYADLGIVGNTHATLIGAAQAASTGLIGAMPQGGAEVIASRDRAESDADEMLDRAAMEFGTD, from the coding sequence ATGTCTAAGGTTCTTACCTCCCTGCCCGCCGGCGAGCGCGTCGGCATCGCCTTCTCCGGTGGCCTCGACACCTCCGTCGCGGTCGCCTGGATGCGCGACAAGGGTGCCGTCCCGTGCACCTACACCGCCGACATCGGCCAGTACGACGAGCCCGACATCGCGTCGGTGCCCGGTCGCGCGTCGGCCTACGGCGCCGAGATCGCGCGCCTGGTCGACTGCCGCGCGGCGCTGGTCGAGGAAGGTCTGGCGGCGCTCACCTGCGGAGCGTTCCACATCCGCTCGGGCGGGCGTGCCTACTTCAACACCACGCCCCTCGGCCGCGCCGTCACCGGCACCCTGCTGGTCCGGGCGATGCTCGAGGACAACGTACAGATCTGGGGCGACGGCTCGACGTTCAAGGGCAATGACATCGAGCGGTTCTACCGCTACGGTCTGCTGGCCAACCCCCACCTGCGGATCTACAAGCCCTGGCTCGACGCGGACTTCGTCCACGAGCTGGGCGGCCGCAAGGAGATGTCGGAGTGGCTGGTCGCCCACGACCTCCCCTACCGCGACAGCACCGAGAAGGCGTACTCCACCGACGCCAACATCTGGGGCGCCACCCACGAGGCCAAGACCCTGGAGCACCTCGACACCGGCGTCGAGACCGTCGACCCGATCATGGGTGTGCGGTTCTGGGACCCGGCGGTCGAGATCGCCACCGAGGACGTCACGATCGGCTTCGACCAGGGCCGCCCGGTGACGATCAACGGCAAGGAGTTCGCCTCCGCCGTCGACCTGGTGATGGAGGCCAACGCCATCGGCGGCCGCCACGGCATGGGCATGTCCGACCAGATCGAGAACCGGGTGATCGAGGCCAAGAGCCGAGGCATCTACGAGGCCCCGGCCCTGGCCCTGCTGCACGCCGCCTACGAGCGGCTGGTCAACGCGATCCACAATGAGGACACCGTCGCGCAGTACCACAACGAGGGCCGCCGGCTGGGCCGTCTCATGTACGAGGGCCGCTGGCTCGACCCGCAGGCGCTGATGATCCGCGAGTCCCTCCAGCGCTGGGTCGGCGCCGCCGTCACCGGCGAGGTGACGCTGCGGCTGCGGCGCGGCGAGGACTACTCGATCATGAACACCTCCGGTCCGGCGTTCAGCTACCACCCGGACAAGCTGTCCATGGAGCGCACCGACAACTCCGCGTTCGGCCCGGTGGACCGGATCGGCCAGCTCACCATGCGCAACCTGGACATCGCCGACTCCCGCGCCAAGCTGGAGCAGTACGCCGATCTCGGCATCGTCGGCAACACGCACGCCACCCTCATCGGTGCCGCGCAGGCGGCCTCGACCGGGCTGATCGGTGCGATGCCGCAGGGCGGCGCCGAGGTCATCGCCTCCCGCGACCGGGCCGAGAGCGACGCCGACGAGATGCTCGACCGCGCCGCCATGGAGTTCGGCACCGACTGA